A section of the Drosophila sechellia strain sech25 chromosome 3L, ASM438219v1, whole genome shotgun sequence genome encodes:
- the LOC6610942 gene encoding motile sperm domain-containing protein 2 isoform X2: MGIKVKETTPQQIEELRDRFNRKYSSTPPAAPFHPTDIDRIRNDHLWLQRFLEMHDLDMETSFTKLWETCTWRQSYGANDLEESQLNQEYLKEGSVFVHSNDVDGKPLLIFRVKLHSKSKNLDELIRIVVYWVERTQREQHLTQLTIFFDMAGTGLATMDLDFVKRIVETFKQYYPNTLNYILVFELAWVLNAAFKVIKALLPPKAVEILKMISKKDINQYITKDNCLASWGGEDNYEFSFVPEAKKVISKPVAANTGDDEQIDKKLQFILRQTEAAATTAGRS, from the exons ATGGGCATCAAGGTCAAGGAGACGACCCCACAGCAAATCGAGGAGCTTCGCGATAGGTTCAATCGCAAATATTCCTCAACCCCCCCGGCAG CACCTTTCCACCCGACCGATATTGATCGCATTCGCAACGATCATCTGTGGCTTCAGAGGTTTCTGGAAATGCATGATCTCGACATGGAGACCTCCTTTACCAAGCTGTGGGAAACCTGTACCTGGCGTCAGTCATACGGGGCCAACGATCTGGAGGAGAGCCAGTTGAACCAGGAGTATTTGAAGGAGGGATCCGTGTTTGTGCACAGCAATGATGTGGACGGCAAGCCGCTGTTGATATTCCGCGTTAAGCTGCACAGTAAGTCCAAGAATTTGGACGAACTGATACGCATCGTGGTGTACTGGGTGGAGAGGACTCAGAGGGAGCAGCATCTGACCCAGTTGACCATATTCTTCGATATGGCGGGCACGGGCTTGGCCACCATGGATCTGGACTTTGTGAAACGCATTGTGGAGACGTTTAAGCAGTACTATCCCAATACCTTGAACTACATCTTGGTATTTGAACTGGCCTGGGTTCTTAATG CTGCTTTTAAGGTCATCAAGGCGCTGCTGCCACCGAAGGCGGTTGAGATTTTAAAAATGATATCGAAAAAGGACATCAACCAGTACATAACCAAGGATAACTGCCTGGCCAGCTGGGGTGGCGAGGATAACTACGAATTTAGCTTTGTGCCGGAGGCCAAAAAGGTTATTTCCAAACCGGTGGCTGCCAATACCGGCGATGATGAACAAATCGACAAAAAG TTACAGTTCATTTTACGCCAGACggaagcggcagcaacaacagctggaaGAAGCTGA
- the LOC6610942 gene encoding motile sperm domain-containing protein 2 isoform X3: MSEPGRFSYVTFVDSAPVVLKETNINKMHTTSEGMLHINPKDFVNFNSKNAEATMSIKSIATSAVTYKIQTTSPEKFRVRPRCGIIQPNQEATINIWLKSEHKLSDDSKDKFLVMAMVAPGGECSGADVTELWRSKSPTSADVEQHRLVCRFDENKSKAQLDCASKSSKASVDCSKKSGAGVDPATAMERQLAFTQNLQYVTLALLFLLFAGFGFLMYQQLGQHASTCPKATAYSCAKRK, from the exons ATGTCGGAGCCAGGGCGTTTCAGTTAC GTCACCTTTGTCGATTCCGCTCCCGTGGTGCTCAAGGAGACTAACATCAACAAGATGCACACTACATCCGAGG GCATGTTGCATATTAATCCCAAGGATTTTGTCAACTTCAATTCCAAGAATGCGGAGGCCACGATGAGCATCAAGTCTATTGCCACCTCGGCAGTGACGTACAAG ATCCAAACCACATCGCCGGAGAAGTTCCGTGTGCGACCCCGTTGCGGCATCATCCAGCCCAACCAGGAGGCTACCATCAACATATGGCTGAAGTCGGAGCACAAGCTAAGTGACGACAGCAAGGACAAGTTCCTGGTGATGGCCATGGTCGCGCCAGGCGGTGAATGCAGTGGCGCCGATGTGACCGAGCTGTGGCGGAGCAAATCCCCCACATCTGCGGATGTGGAGCAGCATCGACTGGTCTGCCGCTTCGATGAGAACAAGTCAAAAGCGCAGCTAGATTGCGCAAGCAAGTCCAGTAAGGCCAGCGTGGATTGCAGCAAGAAGTCCGGTGCT GGAGTAGATCCAGCTACGGCAATGGAGCGCCAGTTGGCATTCACCCAGAACCTGCAATATGTGACGCTGGCGCTGTTGTTCCTGTTGTTTGCCGGCTTCGGCTTTCTGATGTACCAGCAGCTCGGCCAGCACGCCTCTACCTGTCCCAAGGCAACGGCGTATTCGTGCGCCAAGCGCAAATAA
- the LOC6610942 gene encoding motile sperm domain-containing protein 2 isoform X1 encodes MGIKVKETTPQQIEELRDRFNRKYSSTPPAAPFHPTDIDRIRNDHLWLQRFLEMHDLDMETSFTKLWETCTWRQSYGANDLEESQLNQEYLKEGSVFVHSNDVDGKPLLIFRVKLHSKSKNLDELIRIVVYWVERTQREQHLTQLTIFFDMAGTGLATMDLDFVKRIVETFKQYYPNTLNYILVFELAWVLNAAFKVIKALLPPKAVEILKMISKKDINQYITKDNCLASWGGEDNYEFSFVPEAKKVISKPVAANTGDDEQIDKKVTFVDSAPVVLKETNINKMHTTSEGMLHINPKDFVNFNSKNAEATMSIKSIATSAVTYKIQTTSPEKFRVRPRCGIIQPNQEATINIWLKSEHKLSDDSKDKFLVMAMVAPGGECSGADVTELWRSKSPTSADVEQHRLVCRFDENKSKAQLDCASKSSKASVDCSKKSGAGVDPATAMERQLAFTQNLQYVTLALLFLLFAGFGFLMYQQLGQHASTCPKATAYSCAKRK; translated from the exons ATGGGCATCAAGGTCAAGGAGACGACCCCACAGCAAATCGAGGAGCTTCGCGATAGGTTCAATCGCAAATATTCCTCAACCCCCCCGGCAG CACCTTTCCACCCGACCGATATTGATCGCATTCGCAACGATCATCTGTGGCTTCAGAGGTTTCTGGAAATGCATGATCTCGACATGGAGACCTCCTTTACCAAGCTGTGGGAAACCTGTACCTGGCGTCAGTCATACGGGGCCAACGATCTGGAGGAGAGCCAGTTGAACCAGGAGTATTTGAAGGAGGGATCCGTGTTTGTGCACAGCAATGATGTGGACGGCAAGCCGCTGTTGATATTCCGCGTTAAGCTGCACAGTAAGTCCAAGAATTTGGACGAACTGATACGCATCGTGGTGTACTGGGTGGAGAGGACTCAGAGGGAGCAGCATCTGACCCAGTTGACCATATTCTTCGATATGGCGGGCACGGGCTTGGCCACCATGGATCTGGACTTTGTGAAACGCATTGTGGAGACGTTTAAGCAGTACTATCCCAATACCTTGAACTACATCTTGGTATTTGAACTGGCCTGGGTTCTTAATG CTGCTTTTAAGGTCATCAAGGCGCTGCTGCCACCGAAGGCGGTTGAGATTTTAAAAATGATATCGAAAAAGGACATCAACCAGTACATAACCAAGGATAACTGCCTGGCCAGCTGGGGTGGCGAGGATAACTACGAATTTAGCTTTGTGCCGGAGGCCAAAAAGGTTATTTCCAAACCGGTGGCTGCCAATACCGGCGATGATGAACAAATCGACAAAAAG GTCACCTTTGTCGATTCCGCTCCCGTGGTGCTCAAGGAGACTAACATCAACAAGATGCACACTACATCCGAGG GCATGTTGCATATTAATCCCAAGGATTTTGTCAACTTCAATTCCAAGAATGCGGAGGCCACGATGAGCATCAAGTCTATTGCCACCTCGGCAGTGACGTACAAG ATCCAAACCACATCGCCGGAGAAGTTCCGTGTGCGACCCCGTTGCGGCATCATCCAGCCCAACCAGGAGGCTACCATCAACATATGGCTGAAGTCGGAGCACAAGCTAAGTGACGACAGCAAGGACAAGTTCCTGGTGATGGCCATGGTCGCGCCAGGCGGTGAATGCAGTGGCGCCGATGTGACCGAGCTGTGGCGGAGCAAATCCCCCACATCTGCGGATGTGGAGCAGCATCGACTGGTCTGCCGCTTCGATGAGAACAAGTCAAAAGCGCAGCTAGATTGCGCAAGCAAGTCCAGTAAGGCCAGCGTGGATTGCAGCAAGAAGTCCGGTGCT GGAGTAGATCCAGCTACGGCAATGGAGCGCCAGTTGGCATTCACCCAGAACCTGCAATATGTGACGCTGGCGCTGTTGTTCCTGTTGTTTGCCGGCTTCGGCTTTCTGATGTACCAGCAGCTCGGCCAGCACGCCTCTACCTGTCCCAAGGCAACGGCGTATTCGTGCGCCAAGCGCAAATAA
- the LOC6610942 gene encoding motile sperm domain-containing protein 2 isoform X4 — translation MPRVTFVDSAPVVLKETNINKMHTTSEGMLHINPKDFVNFNSKNAEATMSIKSIATSAVTYKIQTTSPEKFRVRPRCGIIQPNQEATINIWLKSEHKLSDDSKDKFLVMAMVAPGGECSGADVTELWRSKSPTSADVEQHRLVCRFDENKSKAQLDCASKSSKASVDCSKKSGAGVDPATAMERQLAFTQNLQYVTLALLFLLFAGFGFLMYQQLGQHASTCPKATAYSCAKRK, via the exons atgcccagg GTCACCTTTGTCGATTCCGCTCCCGTGGTGCTCAAGGAGACTAACATCAACAAGATGCACACTACATCCGAGG GCATGTTGCATATTAATCCCAAGGATTTTGTCAACTTCAATTCCAAGAATGCGGAGGCCACGATGAGCATCAAGTCTATTGCCACCTCGGCAGTGACGTACAAG ATCCAAACCACATCGCCGGAGAAGTTCCGTGTGCGACCCCGTTGCGGCATCATCCAGCCCAACCAGGAGGCTACCATCAACATATGGCTGAAGTCGGAGCACAAGCTAAGTGACGACAGCAAGGACAAGTTCCTGGTGATGGCCATGGTCGCGCCAGGCGGTGAATGCAGTGGCGCCGATGTGACCGAGCTGTGGCGGAGCAAATCCCCCACATCTGCGGATGTGGAGCAGCATCGACTGGTCTGCCGCTTCGATGAGAACAAGTCAAAAGCGCAGCTAGATTGCGCAAGCAAGTCCAGTAAGGCCAGCGTGGATTGCAGCAAGAAGTCCGGTGCT GGAGTAGATCCAGCTACGGCAATGGAGCGCCAGTTGGCATTCACCCAGAACCTGCAATATGTGACGCTGGCGCTGTTGTTCCTGTTGTTTGCCGGCTTCGGCTTTCTGATGTACCAGCAGCTCGGCCAGCACGCCTCTACCTGTCCCAAGGCAACGGCGTATTCGTGCGCCAAGCGCAAATAA
- the LOC6610940 gene encoding xenotropic and polytropic retrovirus receptor 1 produces MKFAEHLTAHITPEWRKQYINYEEMKAMLYAAIEQSPSAELVEREMVTRYFAKFDEEFFHYCDKELAKINTFYSEKMAEATRKYGSLRSELTEALEMGHPKKLPAWKRRTPLGKKNVPARKIQDLKLAFSEFYLGLILLQNYQNLNFTGFRKILKKHDKLLSVDYGARWRTDHVEAAHFYTNKDIDRLIQETEQAVTQDIEGGDRQRAMKRLRVPPLGEQQSPWTTFKVGLFSGAFVVLFITVVIAAMFYGFGENWRAGMRMFRAPFLIIECLFLWGVNVYGWRSSGVNHVLIFELDPRNHLSEQNIMEVASVFGVIWACCVLSYIFCDPLGIPQYAAPLCLYTLMAAFLLNPTKTFHHEARFWAIRILIRVIMAPFCFVNFADFWLADQLNSMVPAFLDIPFLICFFGRSPTWHKAGKAASHCVEYVSLLHPIVAILPAYFRFAQCIRRYRDTKESFPHLVNAAKYATSFFVVIFAHKYHTTTDTYPLSKENPWFYCWITAAIFSSCYAYTWDIKMDWGLFDSKAGDNRFLREEIVYSSTWFYYFGIIEDLILRFSWTLSMSLIEAGYIEGDVMMTILSPLEVFRRFIWNYFRLENEHLNNVGKFRAVRDISVAPMDCSDQTTILRMMDETDGVLNRRRGKAAGGKSATKKNKQEQRLLLQGESIEDLCS; encoded by the exons ATGAAGTTCGCCGAGCACCTGACGGCCCACATAACGCCCGAGTGGCGAAAGCAGTACATTAACTATGAG GAAATGAAAGCCATGCTGTATGCAGCCATCGAACAATCGCCCTCCGCAGAGCTCGTGGAGCGCGAGATGGTGACTCGATACTTTGCCAAATTCGATGAGGAGTTCTTCCACTACTGCGACAAGGAGCTGGCCAAGATCAACACATTCTACTCGGAGAAGATGGCCGAGGCGACACGCAAATATGGCAGTCTGCGCAGCGAGTTGACCGAAGCCCTGGAAATGGGTCACCCAAAGAAACTGCCCGCGTGGAAGAGGCGGACGCCGCTGGGCAAGAAGAATGTGCCGGCGCGCAAGATACAGGATCTCAAGTTGGCATTTAGTGAATTTTATCTGGGGCTGATACTGCTCCAGAACTATCAGAACCTCAACTTCACGGGTTTCCGTAAGATACTTAAGAAGCACGACAAGTTGCTGAGCGTCGACTATGGTGCACGTTGGCGCACGGATCACGTGGAGGCAGCCCACTTTTACACCAACAAGGACATTGATCGGCTGATCCAGGAGACGGAGCAGGCTGTTACCCAGGACATCGAGGGAGGAGATCGTCAGAGGGCAATGAAGCGGTTGAGGGTACCACCACTGGGCGAGCAGCAGAGTCCTTGGACCACCTTCAAGGTGGGTCTCTTTTCCGGCGCCTTTGTTGTGCTCTTCATTACGGTTGTGATCGCAGCCATGTTCTACGGATTCGGCGAGAATTGGCGGGCCGGAATGAGGATGTTCCGCGCTCCATTCCTTATCATCGAATGCCTCTTCCTTTGGGGCGTCAATGTCTACGGCTGGAGGTCGTCCGGTGTGAACCACGTCCTCATCTTTGAGTTGGATCCACGAAATCACCTGTCCGAGCAGAACATCATGGAGGTGGCATCCGTGTTTGGAGTTATCTGGGCCTGCTGCGTCCTGAGCTACATCTTTTGCGATCCCCTGGGCATCCCACAGTACGCAGCTCCGCTTTGCCTCTACACATTGATGGCTGCCTTTTTGCTGAATCCCACGAAGACGTTCCATCATGAGGCCCGGTTTTGGGCCATAAGGATCCTCATCCGGGTCATCATGGCTCCGTTCTGCTTTGTAAACTTTGCCGATTTCTGGCTGGCCGACCAGCTGAACAGCATGGTGCCAGCTTTTCTGGATATTCCCTTTCTGATATGCTTCTTTGGTCGAAGTCCCACATGGCACAAGGCTGGCAAGG CTGCCAGCCACTGTGTGGAGTACGTGTCTCTGCTGCATCCCATTGTTGCCATATTGCCCGCCTACTTCCGGTTCGCCCAGTGCATCCGCAGATACCGCGACACAAAGGAGTCATTTCCGCATCTGGTCAACGCCGCGAAGTATGCAACGTCCTTCTTTGTGGTTATATTTGCCCACAAATATCACACGACCACCG ACACCTATCCGCTGTCCAAGGAGAATCCCTGGTTCTACTGCTGGATTACGGCGGCCATCTTCTCGTCCTGCTACGCCTACACATGGGACATCAAAATGGACTGGGGCCTGTTCGACTCGAAGGCGGGCGACAATCGATTCTTGCGTGAGGAAATCGTTTATTCATCGACG TGGTTCTATTACTTTGGCATAATTGAGGATTTAATACTGCGCTTCAGCTGGACCCTGTCCATGAGTCTAATTGAGGCTGGCTACATTGAGGGCGATGTGATGATGACCATTCTCAGTCCCCTGGAGGTTTTCCGTCGCTTCATTTGGAATTACTTTCGGTTGGAGAACGAGCATCTGAACAACGTGGGCAAGTTCAGGGCTGTCAGGGATATATCGGTCGCTCCAATGGATTGCTCGGATCAG ACCACGATTTTGCGCATGATGGACGAAACTGATGGTGTGTTGAATCGAAGGCGTGGAAAAGCCGCTGGCGGCAAATCCGCAACCAAGAAGAACAAACAGGAGCAGCGACTGCTCCTTCAAGGGGAATCCATTGAGGATCTTTGCTCGTAG
- the LOC6610944 gene encoding uncharacterized protein LOC6610944 — protein sequence MIMQDIRLRLEPQHSKATFISSSSASSSSSQTAETTLIETAEKSPASEAAAGAVTTTSPQHYFHHHHPPAHPHPQPQPRQQPHPHSHSHPHSQLQRRPVEQLHRLHSHHDVQELSGQEHPHPHPHPHHLRSPSSEEDNSPTEMNNCRRLVDKPPLVKRLTMGIGLLRGTEDSRPLMHSTCGSSLTSGSGCGSTQTISDGYVNEAICEPDKYVASKFGDSCRQSLSALESATQRLQVELPAASKKYLRETCSANSSPKMFPGLGALRLDNLSLSEQQELKGAAWFQAGIPREISLEVLSRQSPGAFLVRQSSTKPGCFALSLRVPPPSPRVAHYLILRTQRGYKIKGFTKEFSSLKALITHHSVMPELLPVPLTLPRPPNTRSQRSQGAYGAGTGNGGADFEMYGSLNDFRKMMADLNV from the exons ATGATCATGCAGGATATACGCCTACGCCTGGAACCACAGCACAGTAAAGCCACATTCATATCCTCCTCCTCGGCCTCATCGTCCTCATCCCAAACAGCTGAGACCACGCTGATTGAGACAGCTGAGAAGTCGCCAGCCAG TGAAGCAGCTGCTGGAGCAGTGACAACGACATCGCCGCAGCATTactttcatcatcatcatccgccggcgcatccgcatccgcagcCCCAGCCCCGCCAGCAGCCGCATCCGCATAGCCACTCGCATCCGCATTCGCAACTCCAGCGCCGCCCGGTGGAGCAGCTGCATCGGCTGCATAGCCACCACGATGTCCAGGAGCTGTCCGGACAGGagcatccacatccgcatccgcatccccaCCATCTGCGCTCGCCCAGCTCTGAGGAGGATAATTCGCCCACAGAAATGAATAATTGCCGTCGTTTGGTGGATAAGCCGCCGCTG GTGAAACGCCTGACCATGGGCATTGGATTGCTGCGGGGCACCGAGGACAGCCGCCCTCTGATGCACAGCACATGCGGCTCCTCGCTGACCTCCGGATCCGGCTGTGGGTCCACTCAGACCATCTCCGATGGCTATGTGAACGAGGCCATCTGCGAGCCGGACAAGTACGTGGCCAGCAAGTTCGGCGACTCCTGCCGCCAGTCACTGTCCGCACTGGAGAGTGCCACCCAGCGGCTGCAGGTGGAGCTGCCCGCCGCCAGCAAGAAGTATCTGAGGGAGACGTGCAGCG CCAACTCCAGTCCGAAAATGTTTCCCGGCCTCGGTGCCCTGCGCCTGGATAATCTCAGCCTATCCGAGCAGCAGGAGCTTAAGGGGGCCGCCTGGTTTCAGGCGGGCATTCCCCGGGAAATATCCCTGGAGGTCCTGTCCCGACAGAGTCCAGGTGCGTTTCTGGTGCGCCAGAGCAGCACTAAGCCGGGCTGTTTCGCCCTTTCGCTGCGAGTGCCACCTCCTTCACCGCGAGTGGCCCACTATCTGATCCTGCGGACGCAAAGGGGCTACAAGATTAAG GGCTTCACCAAGGAGTTCAGCTCGCTGAAGGCGCTGATCACGCACCACTCGGTGATGCCGGAACTGCTGCCCGTGCCGCTgaccctgccacgcccacccaacACCCGATCGCAGCGATCGCAGGGCGCCTACGGCGCCGGAACCGGAAACGGGGGCGCGGACTTCGAGATGTACGGCTCGCTGAACGACTTTCGCAAAATGATGGCCGATTTGAATGTGTGA
- the LOC6610941 gene encoding motile sperm domain-containing protein 2, which yields MPSDQDPSPEQISQVKTSILQRLEKEPPAEPFHPNDLKRITDSDLWITKLLQVYDFDVEKCITRLWDNLAWRKSFGVYDITEANLNQEFLNDGSIFVHNKDKDGKPLLILTIKKHSKSRNQEDLLRILVFWIERLQRESNLDKITIFMDMTGAGLSNLDLGFIKSIIGVFETKYPYVPNYILVHDLPFLLDAAFKLVKTFLPPEALKILKVTTKKDIDQYVDKDNCLKIWGGNDDYVYKFA from the exons ATGCCTTCCGATCAGGATCCGAGTCCAGAGCAGATAAGCCAAGTCAAGACTAGCATTCTGCAGAGACTGGAGAAAGAGCCACCAGCAG AACCATTCCATCCCAACGATCTAAAGCGAATTACGGACAGTGACCTTTGGATCACCAAGCTTCTGCAGGTCTATGACTTCGATGTGGAAAAGTGCATCACGAGGTTGTGGGACAACCTCGCGTGGCGGAAGAGCTTTGGAGTTTATGACATCACCGAGGCGAACCTTAATCAGGAGTTTCTGAACGATGGCTCCATCTTTGTGCATAACAAGGATAAGGACGGAAAACCCCTGCTGATCCTCACCATCAAGAAACACTCGAAGAGCCGCAATCAGGAGGACCTCCTGCGCATCCTTGTCTTCTGGATTGAGCGATTGCAGCGGGAAAGTAACCTGGACAAAATTACCATTTTCATGGACATGACTGGCGCCGGTCTGAGCAACTTGGACCTGGGCTTCATCAAGAGTATCATCGGAGTGTTCGAGACCAAGTATCCCTATGTGCCAAACTATATTCTGGTGCATGATTTGCCTTTTCTGCTAGATG cTGCCTTTAAATTGGTGAAGACCTTCCTGCCCCCCGAAGCACTGAAGATCCTTAAGGTGACCACCAAAAAGGATATCGATCAGTATGTGGACAAGGATAACTGCCTGAAAATCTGGGGCGGTAATGATGACTACGTTTACAAATTCGCCTGA
- the LOC6610943 gene encoding regulator of chromosome condensation translates to MPRRKALTNNNNAGETEPQPPKAKRARIAFHLELPKRRTVIGNVLVCGNGDVGQLGLGEDILERKRLSPVAGIPDAVDISAGGMHNLVLTKSGDIYSFGCNDEGALGRDTSEDGSESKPDLIDLPGKALCISAGDSHSACLLEDGRVFAWGSFRDSHGNMGLTIDGNKRTPIDLMEGTVCCSIASGADHLVILTTAGKVFTVGCAEQGQLGRLSERSISGEGRRGKRDLLRPTQLIITRAKPFEAIWATNYCTFMRESQTEVIWATGLNNFKQLAHETKGKEFALTPIKTELKDIRHIAGGQHHTVILTTDLKCSVVGRPEYGRLGLGDVKDVVEKPTIVKKLTEKIVSVGCGEVCSYAVTIDGKLYSWGSGVNNQLGVGDGDDELEPIVVVSKNTQGKHMLLASGGGQHAIFLVKADKQDQKENVPVKASGSSSKKDKTPPQDNADKEAENVDKQEQKENLPAKASTSSKKNKTPPQDNADKEAENANKQEQKENLPAKASTSSKKIKTPPQDDAAEKVEEESAQEPTPKKAKKPAAKRGGKKT, encoded by the exons ATGCCGCGCAGAAAGGCCCTGACTAATAACAACAATGCCGGCGAGACGGAGCCGCAGCCACCGAAGGCAAAGCGCGCCAGAATCGCTTTTCATCTGGAGCTGCCCAAGCGGAGGACCGTGATCGGCAACGTGCTGGTCTGCGGCAACGGCGATGTGGGCCAACTGGGTCTCGGCGAGGACATACTAGAGCGCAAGCGTCTCAGCCCGGTGGCGGGCATCCCGGATGCCGTGGACATATCAGCCGGTGGCATGCACAACCTGGTGCTGACCAAGTCAGGGGACATCTACTCATTCGGTTGCAATGACGAAGGTGCTCTGGGCCGTGACACCAGCGAGGATGGCAGCGAGTCAAAGCCGGATCTTATCGATTTGCCCGGCAAGGCTCTGTGCATTTCGGCGGGAGACTCGCATTCCGCTTGTCTGCTGGAGGATGGCCGTGTCTTCGCTTGGGGCTCGTTCCGGGACTCTCATGGCAACATGGGACTCACCATCGATGGTAACAAGCGTACGCCCATCGATCTGATGGAGGGCACTGTCTGTTGCAGCATCGCCTCCGGCGCCGATCATTTGGTCATCCTGACCACTGCCGGAAAGGTCTTCACCGTGGGCTGCGCTGAGCAGGGACAGCTCGGCCGGCTGTCGGAGCGTTCCATCTCCGGAGAGG GTCGTCGTGGCAAACGCGACTTGCTGCGGCCCACCCAGCTCATCATCACGCGGGCCAAACCCTTTGAGGCCATCTGGGCCACCAACTACTGCACATTCATGCGCGAGTCACAGACGGAGGTCATCTGGGCCACAGGGCTTAACAACTTCAAGCAGCTGGCCCACGAGACAAAGGGCAAGGAGTTCGCACTGACGCCCATCAAGACGGAACTTAAAGATATCCGACATATTGCCGGCGGTCAGCACCATACTGTGATCCTGACAACAGACCTTAAGTGTTCCGTGGTGGGTCGTCCGGAGTACGGTCGGCTTGGACTGGGCGATGTCAAGGATGTTGTGGAGAAGCCAACGATTGTAAAGAAGCTGACCGAAAAGATTGTGTCCGTTGGATGTGGCGAAGTGTGTTCCTATGCCGTTACAATTGATGGCAAACTGTATTCCTGGGGCTCCGGCGTCAACAATCAACTGGGCGTTGGCGACGGCGATGATGAGCTCGAACCGATCGTGGTTGTCAGCAAGAACACGCAGGGCAAGCACATGCTGCTCGCATCTGGCGGTGGTCAGCACGCAATCTTTTTGGTCAAGGCGGACAAACAGGACCAGAAGGAGAATGTTCCAGTGAAGGCATCTGGCAGCAGCAGTAAAAAGGACAAGACGCCGCCGCAGGATAATGCCGACAAGGAAGCCGAGAATGTAGACAAGCAGGAGCAGAAGGAAAACTTGCCGGCGAAGGCGTCAACCAGCAGCAAAAAGAACAAGACGCCGCCGCAGGATAATGCCGACAAGGAAGCCGAGAATGCAAATAAGCAGGAGCAGAAGGAAAACTTGCCGGCGAAGGCGTCAACCAGCAGCAAAAAGATTAAGACGCCGCCGCAGGATGATGCCGCCGAGAAGGTCGAAGAGGAGTCTGCTCAGGAACCGACTCCCAAGAAGGCCAAGAAGCCGGCTGCCAAGCGGGGCGGTAAAAAGACATAA